In Apteryx mantelli isolate bAptMan1 chromosome 16, bAptMan1.hap1, whole genome shotgun sequence, a single genomic region encodes these proteins:
- the INTS15 gene encoding integrator complex subunit 15 isoform X2 — protein sequence MSDIRHSLLRRDALSAAKEVLYHLDIYFSSQLQSAPLPLVDKGPAELLEEFLFQRLNSLQELQLLEIMCNYFQEQTKDSVRQIIFSSLFSPQGNKADDSRMALLGKLVSMAVAVCRVPVLECAAFWLQRTPAVYCVRLARALVDDYCNLVPGSIQTLKQIFSASPRFCCQFITSVTALYDLSSDDLIPPSDLLELIVSWIFEDPRLILITFLNTPIAANLPIGFLELTPLTGLIRWCVKAPLAYKRKKKASLSNGHPPSKTAKDSAAGDDRDCHQLYSKLHLSVLQVLMMLQGHLTEKNLYGRLGLIPFDHVVPLVEEINRLSDELNPLNASKEIELALDRLAQALQVAMASGALLCTRDDLRTVCSRLPHNNLLQLVISGPVQQPTHGALPPGFYPHIHTPPLGYPAHAAHPALPAHPAHPAHPALPAHPVQTFIPGMTFPYRPIR from the exons atGAGCGACATCCGGCACTCGCTGCTGCGGCGCGACGCGCTGAGCGCCGCCAAGGAGGTGCTCTACCACCTCGACATCTACTtcagcagccagctgcagagcgcccCGCTGCCGCTCGTCGACAAGGGCCCCGCCGAGCTCCTCGAGGAGTTCCTCTTCCAG agatTAAACTCACTTCAGGAACTTCAGCTCCTTGAGATCATGTGCAATTATTTCCAAGAACAAACCAAGGATTCGGTCCGGCAGATCATTTTCTCGTCTCTCTTCAGCCCTCAAGGAAACAAAGCGGATGACAGCAGGATGGCTTTATTGGGAAAACTGGTTTCCATGGCAGTTGCTGTGTGCAGAGTTCCTGTTCTGGAATGTGCTGCCTTCTGGCTGCAG CGTACCCCCGCTGTGTACTGCGTGAGGCTTGCCCGGGCTTTGGTTGACGACTACTGCAACCTGGTGCCAGGGTCCATCCAAACGTTGAAACAGATATTCAGCGCCAGCCCTCGCTTCTGCTGCCAGTTCATCACGTCAGTCACGGCTCTGTACGACCTCTCTTCAG ATGACCTCATCCCTCCTTCAGATCTGCTCGAGTTGATTGTTTCCTGGATCTTTGAAGACCCCCGCTTGATCCTCATTACCTTTCTAAACACTCCTATTGCAGCCAACCTGCCCATAGGGTTTTTAGAGCTCACCCCGCTCACTGGACTGATCCGTTGGTGTGTGAAGGCCCCCTTGGCttataaaaggaagaagaaagcctCTCTCTCAAATGGACACCCCCCCAGCAAAACTGCCAAGGACTCAGCTGCAGGAGATGACAGAGACTGCCATCAGCTGTATTCAAAACTGCATTTAAGTGTCCTGCAGGTTCTTATGATGCTTCAGGGGCACTTAACAGAGAAGAACCTTTACGGGCGCCTGGGGCTCATACCCTTTGACCACGTGGTTCCACTCGTTGAGGAGATTAACAGACTGTCTGATGAACTCAATCCTCTCAATGCGTCCAAAGAGATCGAACTGGCTCTGGACAGACTGGCTCAGGCTTTGCAAGTGGCCATGGCATCAGGAGCACTGCTCTGCACCAGGG ATGACTTGAGAACCGTATGCTCCAGGCTACCCCATAACAA CCTGCTCCAGCTGGTGATTTCAGGTCCAGTACAACAGCCAACCCATGGCGCTCTGCCACCAGGATTTTATCCTCATATCCATACTCCTCCTCTGGGCTATCCTGCGCACGCAGCACACCCTGCGTTACCTGCACACCCGGCTCACCCGGCTCACCCAGCGCTCCCGGCTCACCCCGTACAAACGTTTATACCAGGAATGACATTCCCCTACAGACCTATTCGCTAA
- the INTS15 gene encoding integrator complex subunit 15 isoform X1: MSDIRHSLLRRDALSAAKEVLYHLDIYFSSQLQSAPLPLVDKGPAELLEEFLFQVPKERGAPAKRLNSLQELQLLEIMCNYFQEQTKDSVRQIIFSSLFSPQGNKADDSRMALLGKLVSMAVAVCRVPVLECAAFWLQRTPAVYCVRLARALVDDYCNLVPGSIQTLKQIFSASPRFCCQFITSVTALYDLSSDDLIPPSDLLELIVSWIFEDPRLILITFLNTPIAANLPIGFLELTPLTGLIRWCVKAPLAYKRKKKASLSNGHPPSKTAKDSAAGDDRDCHQLYSKLHLSVLQVLMMLQGHLTEKNLYGRLGLIPFDHVVPLVEEINRLSDELNPLNASKEIELALDRLAQALQVAMASGALLCTRDDLRTVCSRLPHNNLLQLVISGPVQQPTHGALPPGFYPHIHTPPLGYPAHAAHPALPAHPAHPAHPALPAHPVQTFIPGMTFPYRPIR; this comes from the exons atGAGCGACATCCGGCACTCGCTGCTGCGGCGCGACGCGCTGAGCGCCGCCAAGGAGGTGCTCTACCACCTCGACATCTACTtcagcagccagctgcagagcgcccCGCTGCCGCTCGTCGACAAGGGCCCCGCCGAGCTCCTCGAGGAGTTCCTCTTCCAGGTGCCCAaggagcgcggcgccccggccaag agatTAAACTCACTTCAGGAACTTCAGCTCCTTGAGATCATGTGCAATTATTTCCAAGAACAAACCAAGGATTCGGTCCGGCAGATCATTTTCTCGTCTCTCTTCAGCCCTCAAGGAAACAAAGCGGATGACAGCAGGATGGCTTTATTGGGAAAACTGGTTTCCATGGCAGTTGCTGTGTGCAGAGTTCCTGTTCTGGAATGTGCTGCCTTCTGGCTGCAG CGTACCCCCGCTGTGTACTGCGTGAGGCTTGCCCGGGCTTTGGTTGACGACTACTGCAACCTGGTGCCAGGGTCCATCCAAACGTTGAAACAGATATTCAGCGCCAGCCCTCGCTTCTGCTGCCAGTTCATCACGTCAGTCACGGCTCTGTACGACCTCTCTTCAG ATGACCTCATCCCTCCTTCAGATCTGCTCGAGTTGATTGTTTCCTGGATCTTTGAAGACCCCCGCTTGATCCTCATTACCTTTCTAAACACTCCTATTGCAGCCAACCTGCCCATAGGGTTTTTAGAGCTCACCCCGCTCACTGGACTGATCCGTTGGTGTGTGAAGGCCCCCTTGGCttataaaaggaagaagaaagcctCTCTCTCAAATGGACACCCCCCCAGCAAAACTGCCAAGGACTCAGCTGCAGGAGATGACAGAGACTGCCATCAGCTGTATTCAAAACTGCATTTAAGTGTCCTGCAGGTTCTTATGATGCTTCAGGGGCACTTAACAGAGAAGAACCTTTACGGGCGCCTGGGGCTCATACCCTTTGACCACGTGGTTCCACTCGTTGAGGAGATTAACAGACTGTCTGATGAACTCAATCCTCTCAATGCGTCCAAAGAGATCGAACTGGCTCTGGACAGACTGGCTCAGGCTTTGCAAGTGGCCATGGCATCAGGAGCACTGCTCTGCACCAGGG ATGACTTGAGAACCGTATGCTCCAGGCTACCCCATAACAA CCTGCTCCAGCTGGTGATTTCAGGTCCAGTACAACAGCCAACCCATGGCGCTCTGCCACCAGGATTTTATCCTCATATCCATACTCCTCCTCTGGGCTATCCTGCGCACGCAGCACACCCTGCGTTACCTGCACACCCGGCTCACCCGGCTCACCCAGCGCTCCCGGCTCACCCCGTACAAACGTTTATACCAGGAATGACATTCCCCTACAGACCTATTCGCTAA